TCCTGCAGCATCGGCAGTAACTCGTCGACCAGCGTGGTGGGTGTGGTCAAACCCAGCTTGGCCCGCATGCCCGACGACCACACCGCGTCACAGCGGTCGCGGAATACACCGAACGCTTGCTCGGCGAGTGCGATGGCCTCCTGGGTGTCGTCGGCGAGCAGCGGAAGCAGCGCCTCGGCGCAGCGGGCGAGGTTCCAGCCGGCGATGACCGGCTGATTGCCGTAGGCATAGCGGCCCCAGTGGTCGATGGAACTGAACACCGTTTCGGGGTCGTAGGCCTCCATGAACGCGCACGGCCCGTAGTCGATGGTCTCGCCGGAGATGGTCATGTTGTCGGTGTTCATCACCCCGTGGACGAAGCCGACGAGCATCCACTGGGCGATCAGCGACGCCTGCGCGGCGACCACCGCCTCGAACAGCGCCAGGTAGGGACGCTCGGCCTCGGCAGCGCCGGGGTGATGGCGGGCGATCGCATGGTCGGCCAACCTCCGCAGTAGGCCGAGGTCGCCGGTGAATGCCGCGTACTGGAAGCTGCCGACGCGCAGGTGGCTGCTTGCGACCCGCACCAACAGGGCGCCGGGCAGCACGGTCTCGCGCTGTACCGGGCGACCGGTACCCACGACGGCCAGGGAGCGCGTCGTCGGGATGCCCAGCGCGTGCATCGATTCGCTGACGACGTATTCGCGCAGCATCGGGCCGACGACCGCCCAGCCGTCGCCGCCGCGCGCGAACGGCGTGGGCCCGGAGCCCTTCAGATGGATGTCGCGAAGGCGACCGTCGGCGGTGGCGAGCTCGCCCAGCAGCAGCGCCCGCCCGTCGCCCAACCGCGGGACGTAGCCGCCGAACTGATGGCCGGCGTAGGCCTGGGCTACCGGCGCGGCGCCGTCGGGCAGCAGGGTGCCGACCAGAAACCGCACCCCGTCGGGGCTGCGCAGCCAGGTCGCGTCGAGGTCAAGCTGCGTGCTCAGCGGCTCGTTGAGCACCAGCAGCCGCGGGTCCGGCGGCGTATCGGCTTGCCAGCGGACCGCCATCTCCGGCAACGCGCGAAAGAACCGGTCCTGTAGCGCGACTGTCATATCCGGTGCAACGCTCACCTGATCCAGACTACGGAGCTGTGGCTTCGGGCCCGCGCGTTATGAGGCGAGCGCTTGGTCGATCAGCGTCTCAGCTGCCGCGCGGGCCTGCGTCCACGTCGATGCATCGTTGAGCGAGGTAGCCAGCGCGGCCGCACCTTCGTAGAGAACGGCGAGTTGATTGCCTAGTGAGCGCGGATTGCTGGCGCCCGCATCCCGGGCCAGTTCGGTGAGCCCATCGATGAAATTCTGTTTGGTTGCGCGGACTATTCTTTCAACTCCTGGCATCGCTCCCGCTGCCTCTACGGCAGCATTGTGAAAGGGACAGCCCCGCAGCGGCGCTGTTCCGGCACGAGGACTGTCGAACAACGCCAGTAATCGGCTTCGCGGCGTCTGCTGTGCGGCTTTGCCGCTGACCCGCAGCGGATTGGCGGCAACGTCTCCAATGCTGCGCAGGTACTCTTCGACTACCGCTGTCTTGCTCGGAAAGTGTTGATACAGAGTACGTTTGGACACCGACGATTCGCTCGCCAGTCGTTCGACGCCGGTGGCGTTGATGCCCTCCCGGTAGAACAGCTCGGCAGCCGCGTCCAGGATGCGCTG
The nucleotide sequence above comes from Mycobacterium pseudokansasii. Encoded proteins:
- a CDS encoding protein adenylyltransferase SelO; its protein translation is MTVALQDRFFRALPEMAVRWQADTPPDPRLLVLNEPLSTQLDLDATWLRSPDGVRFLVGTLLPDGAAPVAQAYAGHQFGGYVPRLGDGRALLLGELATADGRLRDIHLKGSGPTPFARGGDGWAVVGPMLREYVVSESMHALGIPTTRSLAVVGTGRPVQRETVLPGALLVRVASSHLRVGSFQYAAFTGDLGLLRRLADHAIARHHPGAAEAERPYLALFEAVVAAQASLIAQWMLVGFVHGVMNTDNMTISGETIDYGPCAFMEAYDPETVFSSIDHWGRYAYGNQPVIAGWNLARCAEALLPLLADDTQEAIALAEQAFGVFRDRCDAVWSSGMRAKLGLTTPTTLVDELLPMLQESRVDYTSFFRHLAKAARGDAEPARGLFVDLARFDGWLSRWQALGPDTELMDRVNPIYIARNHLVEEALTAATDGDLGPVERLLDAVTHPYAERPGLQRYASPAPGDFGAYRTFCGT
- a CDS encoding TetR/AcrR family transcriptional regulator, producing MARQHATRKGGRGARQRILDAAAELFYREGINATGVERLASESSVSKRTLYQHFPSKTAVVEEYLRSIGDVAANPLRVSGKAAQQTPRSRLLALFDSPRAGTAPLRGCPFHNAAVEAAGAMPGVERIVRATKQNFIDGLTELARDAGASNPRSLGNQLAVLYEGAAALATSLNDASTWTQARAAAETLIDQALAS